GTTCAACTTCAACTGTTCGTATAGTTGGTTCATCAGATTGTAATCTATATGCTTCTGTTTCAGCAGGTATTGCTGCACTATGGGGACCGTTACATGGTGGGGCTAACCAAGCTGTAATTGAAATGCTTGAATTGATTAAAAACGACGGTGGTGATGTTGATAAATGGGTTGCTAAAGCAAAAGATAAAAATGATCCATTCCGATTAATGGGCTTTGGTCACCGTGTTTATAAAAACTTCGATCCTCGTGCAAAAATCATCAAGAAAACCTGTGATGATGTATTGGGTAAATTAGGTATAAACGATCCAGTATTAGATATTGCTAAGAAACTTGAAGAAGTTGCTTTAAATGATGAGTACTTCATCAGTCGTAAGCTTTATCCTAATGTTGATTTCTATTCAGGTATTATTTACCGTGCAATGGGCTTCCCTACGGACATGTTTACAGTATTGTTTGCTTTAGGTCGTTTACCAGGTTGGATTGCACAGTGGAAAGAAATGCGTGAAAATAAAGAACCTATAGGTCGTCCACGTCAAATTTATGTTGGTCATACAACTAGAGAATATATTCCGATTGAGAAGCGATAATTTTAAATCGTATCTGTAAAAAGAGAACGCCTTCCCTAAAACACACTGTAGGGAAGGCGTTCTCTTTTTATTAAACTTATAACCAGAAACAAGAAACTGAACGAGATATATTGCATGATGAATATCACGTGGCCAAGGTTATAACGGTCACTTCTGAAATAAATTAACTTTAAAACGAAGGCACAGAGAGGTATCAATAAGAAAATAAGGTGTTTAGGCTTTTTACAAATGCAGGTCAAATTGATTTCATAATTTTTTCTTGGCTGTGATTTTCTTTTGCCACTAATCACCCCTCCCTTTAATGCCGTGTTGGCACTATCAATTTTTACAACCTGTTTTCACGGCTACATTAAGATTCCGGCAATAGTGGCTGATAGGTAGGAAGCCAGTGTGCCACATAATAAGGCTTTCAGACCTAATTTAGCTAAATCAGCTCTGCGTTCTGGAATCAAAGCACCAATTCCGCCAATCTGCATCCCTACACTGCTAAAGTTTGCAAAACCACAAATAGCAATACTTACAATCATTAAGCCTTTTTCGGTTACAATAGGAACAGATTTATTGGTAAGATTTAGAAATGCAACAAACTCATTAATAGTAATTTTTTGGCCGAGAAGTGTCGCTACATTATCCACATCTGCAGCCGGAACGCCCATGGCCCATGCAAAAGGGTAGAATATCTTACTGAATATATAATTAAGTGTTAGGTTGAAATCAGGGTTAAAAAGATGACCAATTGAAATCAATACTGCATCTAGCAAAGCAATTATTGCAATAAAACCAATCAACATCGCAATAACATTCATAGCGATTTTAAACCCATCTGCAGCTCCATGCGATATAGCATCAATTACATTCGAGTAACTGCTTTTTACCTCAAGTTTAACCTTTCCTAGGGTTTGACTTTCTTCAGTTTCAGGAAAAACAATTTTAGAAATCACCAAAGCTCCAGGAGCCGCCATTAAACTTGCCGTAATGAGCTTAGGAGCTAGGTCCATTCCTGCTTGTGCTCCCATTTTTGCGTAAACTACCAAAATTCCACCTGCAATACAAGCCAAACTGCCACTCATACTGGCTAAAAGTTCACTATTAGTCATTGTTTTTAGGTAAGGACGAATCATTACTTGGGCTTCAACCTGGCCAACAAAAGCACTCGCAACATTACTTAATGCTTCAGCACCACTCACTCGCATAATATAGTTCATGGCCTTTGCTATAATTGAAACAATTCGTTGCATTATACCAAAGTGATATAAAACTGCAACAAGAGCGCACACCAATATTATAGTTGCAGTAACATTAAAGGCAAAAACAAATCCTCCTGAAGTATAGTTCCCGATAGTTCCATTACCTTTATCTACTGCCAAGCCCCCATAAACAAAAGAAGCACCTTGAAATGCAAAGTGCTCGATTTTAGCCATTCCTTTTCCTAGCATTTCAAAAAACTGCCTAACCAATGTTATCCTGAATACTAAAACGGCAATAAAAAATTGAAGGAAAAAACCGCTTAAAACAACGCGATAATTTATTTTTTGACGATTATTTGAAACTAAAAAAGCAATGCCCAAAATAAGGACAACACCTAATAATCCGGTAAATCTACCCATATTTAAGCATCTGTATTCTTGAAATAGAAATATGCAACTAAATAGATAAAATCGATCAAATAGGAAGTTATGAAGCTTTTCTACGGCTTAATTCATCACGTATTTTGGCGGCTTTTTCATAGGCTTCTTCTTCCAAAGCTGCTTTCAGCTGTACTTTTAACTCATCATCTGAAAGTGAGGCATAACTGCTAACACCTGAAGTGGGTACAGATTGAGTATCTTCTTTGCCTTCCACATTTTCCAAAAAGACAAATTCATTACCTTCAATTAATATACCTGCTTGTGATAGGATAAATTCATAAGTGTAGATCGGGCAATTAAATCTAACTGCAAGGGCAATTGCATCAGACGTTCGGGCATCAACTTCCAACGTTCTTTTTCCATCAAAACAAATAAGTTTAGCATAAAAAATACCGTCAACAAGGTTATAAATAATAACTTCTTGAATTTGAATACCAAACGACAACGCAAATGATTTAAATAAATCATGAGTAAGCGGTCGGGTAGGGGTCATTTTTTCGATTTCAATGGCAATTGCTTGCGCTTCAAAGCCGCCAATTATTATTGGTAACCGACGTCGTCCATTAACTTCACCCATAACCAAGGCATAGGCACCCGATTGTGTTTGGCTATACGATAATCCTACAATATCTAGCTTTATCTTCTTCATTAAATGTAAAAAATGTCGTTTGGTATTTATAACCAAACGACATGCTAATATAGGATTTAGAAATCGAAAACGGGTAAAATATTTACTTTAAGCCGTTTCCTTATACTTTTTAATTGCTTCTATTAACTTTGGAACAACTTCAAATGCATCGCCAACTATACCATAATCAGCCACTTTAAAGAATGGAGCTTCAGGATCTTTATTAATTACCACAATAACTTTTGATGAGCTTACTCCGGCCAAATGCTGAATGGCTCCTGAAATGCCAATGGCAATGTATAAGTTTGGACTAATTGCAATACCTGTTTGACCCACGTGCTCAGAATGCGGACGCCATCCGGCATCTGATACTGGTTTAGAACATGCAGTAGCAGCACCAAGCAAATTAGCAAGTTCTTCAATCATTCCCCAGTTTTCAGGTCCTTTTAATCCACGTCCGGCTGAAACTACTAGTTCTGCGTCAGGTAACGAAATTTTGTCAGAAGCCCTTACAATGTCTTTAATCATTACACTATAGTCATTTTCTGAAGTTGAAGCTTCAAATGCTTGCACAGCAGCAGATTCAGGACGTTCTACAACTTTGAATGAATTTGGAACCAATGAGATGATTTTAACATCGGAACTTAACTCTACGTTTGCAAATGCCTTTCCTGAGAATGCAGTTTTCTTAACAGTAAATTTGTTATCACTTAAAACAGGTAATTCAACAGCACCATCAACTAAACCTGCTTCAAGTTTAACAGCTACACGAGGAGCTAATCCTTTACCTGAAAAGCTAGCCGCAAGAACCACAACTTTAGAACCCTCGGCCTTTGCTGCTTGGGCAATAATAGAAGCGTAGGCTTGGTTAACAAAGCTTTTTAACTTTTGATTGTTTATCGATAATACTTTTTGAGCACCGTATTTTCCTAACTCAGCCAATACACTATCAGCTACGTCTCCAATTGATAATGCTGTTAAGCTGGTTCCTAACTGATTAGCTACTTCTTTGGCATAAGAAACTACTTCATAGGTTGATTTTTTGAATTTGCCTTCGGCATTTTCAACATATACTAATACTGACATGATTTTAAACTAGAATTTTAGATTTGGATTGAGATTGCATAGATGATCGAACTATCATCTCTAATCTCGCTTCTTATATGTTATATAACTTTTGCCTCATTATGTAATGCTTCAACTAATTTTTCAGCATCAGTTGCATCAATCATTTTAACCTGGCCGCGGGGGGCAGGAGTACTGTATGATTTAACTTCAGCAACTTTAGCAATCTCAACCGGCTCAACCACGGCCAAAGGTTTAGTACGTGCCGACATAATACCACGCATATTTGGAATTTTTGGTTCTGCTACTCCTTCTGCACAACTTGCAATAAACGGAACTGGAGCTTCAATTATTTCTTTTCCTCCTTCAATTTCACGTTCAATAGTGGCTGTATTTCCATTTAAATCTATTTTTTTAATAATAGAAATAGATGGAATTGATAAAAACTCACCAACCATAGCGGCCACTTGTGAGCCATTATAGTCGATTGATTCCCGGCCGGTTAGGATGAAGTCATAACCACCATCCTTCGCAACATTAGCAATTTGTTTTGCCACAAAATACGCATCACGAGGTGCCGCATTCACTCGAATAGCATCATCAGCTCCAATTGCCAGTGCCTTTCGAATTGTTGGCTCAGTAGAGGAGTCACCAACGTTAATTACAGTTATTGATCCTTTACCGCCTTCACATAATTCAATTGCACGTGCAAGAGCAATTTCATCATACGGATTGATGATGTATTGTACTCCAGCAGTATTGAATTGTGTATTGTTGTCCGTAAAAGCTATTTTTGTTGTTGTGTCCGGAACGTTACTTATACAAACTAGTACTTTCATAAAATTAATTGATTGAATTAAAAAAAACTTATGCATGCATACAAATATATAAAGCAAATTGTATTTTACTAATTTTGCATGCATTGATTTTGTAAAAATACCTAAAACCCTAAATTCTCAAAATGCAAATTTCTCGTTTGGAGCAATTACAACGTTTTTTAGAAAATGAGCCTAATGATTCATTTTTAAAATATGCAATCGCAACTGAATATTTAAAGTTAAATAATACAGATCTAGCTCTACAATATTTTACCGAATTAGTAAATACCGATGAAAACTACGTAGGTACTTATTACCATTTGGGCAAACTTTATGAAAAGCTCTTAAGAAAAGACGATGCAGAGGTAACATACAAAAAAGGATTAATAATTGCCAGAAAAGCAGGCAATTTTCACGCTGCATCAGAACTTCAACAAGCACTAAATTCAGTTTTGGGTTTAGATTATGAAGATGAATAGGCTATAAACAAGGAACTTACTTCTATTTATTAAAATATAATACGTTGACGGCTAAACAGTTTCTTTTTTTAGGTGATGTAATAAAATATACCTTAACTGCTTTTGGTGGACCTCAAGCCCACATAGCCATTATGCTAAAAGAGTTTGTGGAGAAAAGAAATTACTTAAGCGAACAAGAACTTCTTGAACTTAATGCGTTGTGTCAGGTTTTGCCAGGACCTGCTTCAACACAAACTATTACCGCTATTGGATATAAAATAGGAGGGTTATGGTTTGCCATATTAACCTTTTTAATTTGGCTATTACCATCGGCTTTGATGATGGCAATAGCAGCCATATTATTTGTTTCCTATTCCTCAAAAATTGAAATACCAAAATTATTACAGGTAATAGAGCCTATGGCTTTAGGTTTTGTAGCCTACGCAGCTTTTATTTTTGCATCAAAGGTTATTAAAAGCAAGCTTACATTTACTTTAGCTGCAGTAGCTTTTACATGTTCCATGTTACTTAAAAATCCTTTTGTTTTTCCATTCATGTTCCCTGTTTTGGTTCTATTTGGAGGCTATATAACTTCACGAATTAATACAGACGATGAAGAACGTGATTTAAGCGAAAAACTGGTAATTAATGTTAATAAGAATAAGGTAGCCTATTTCTTTGGAATCTTGATATTCTTTGCCTTGATGGGGGCAATAATTAACAGAACGTCTTTTTTTAGCTTACCTGTTCGTTTATTTGAGAACTTTTATCGGAACGGCATCATAATTTTTGGTGGCGGACAAGTATTGATACCTTATATGTATACTGAGTTTGTTGAGTTAAAGAAATACCTCACCACACAGGAATTTTTGTCGGGATATGCATTACAACAAATCATCCCAGGACCGGTATTTTCATTCAGTTCCTTTTTGGGTGGTATGGCTATGAAAAATTCGGGAATAATGGGGCAACTACTTGGTAGTTTTGCTGCGGTATTAGGTATCAATTTGCCTGGATTGATTTTGATCTTATTTATTGTTCCCTTTTGGAATGACTTAAAAAAGATTACCCGAGTAAAGAACTCAATGGCTGGTGTTAACGCTGTTTCTGTTGGATTCGTTATTGCAGCCTTCTTTTTATTAGCCAAGCCTATTGATATCAATTATTTCTCTGTAGCAATAATTGTAGTTACCTTCACATTATTACGGTTTACTAAAATTCCTGCTGCAATAATCATGCTTTCGGGATTATTAATAGGATTATTTCTATAAATATAATTATTGTAAAAAAGCCTTTGAATAGGGTTCAAAGGCTTTTTTTATATTTTTTTACTTATTAAAAAGGTGCAAAATCATCACCTCCTTCATCAAATTCATTCATTTTTGATGGGCGGATAATAAAGTTTTGTGGACGTTCGTCATCAAAGCCGGCAGAAGGAGAGAGGCCAGCAGAGGCACTTAGGTTATTTACATCAAAACTGCTGAAATCAAAATTATCCGGATCTAAATCCTGGTACTTAATGTATTTTCCAACAAATTTTAAAGGAACATTTTCCAATGAACCGTTACGGTGTTTAGCAATAATTACCTCAGCAACACCTGCAGTTGAACGACCGCTCTCATCCTGAGTGAATCCATAATACTCCGGACGATATAAGAAAAGTACCATATCGGCATCCTGCTCAATGGAACCCGATTCACGTAAGTCGGAAAGCATTGGCTTTTTATCTCCTCCACGGGTTTCTACCGCACGGCTTAACTGAGAAAGTGCAATAACCGGAACACTCAGCTCTTTAGCAATTCCTTTTAATGCCCTTGAAATACCACTAATTTCCTGTTCACGGTTACCTTTAGCATCACCAGAGCCATGCATAAGCTGAAGATAATCGATTACGATCATTTCAATCCCGTATTGCTGTTTCATACGGCGAACCTTTGCTCGTAACTCAAAAACATTTAGGGCTGGAGTATCATCAATATAGATTGGGGCTTCAGCTAGTTTACCCACTTTAGAGTGCAATTGTTGCCACTCATGCGGAGCGAGATTACCTTTTTTAAGTTTTTCAGCCTCAATCTCGGCCTCTCCGGCAATTAAACGGTTAACCAACTGCACAGATGACATCTCAAGGGAAAAAACTGCGACTGGAAAATTAAAGCCTACAGATGCATTTCTAACTGCACTTAAGATAAACGCGGTTTTACCCATGGCCGGACGAGCCGCGATAATTACCAAATCAGAACGCTGCCAGCCGGAGGTTACTCGGTCTAATGCCGTAAAACCTGAAGGAACACCTGTCAATCCATCAGTTTTATCTTTCAGTTTTTCAATTTCCAGCACTGCCTTTTTTACCAAGTCCGACATGTTTTCGGCATTTCGGCGCAAATTTCCTTCTGTAATTTTGAACAGGTCACTTTCCGCTTTATCCAATAGCTCGAAAATATCAGTGGTGTCCTCATAAGCCATATTCACCGTTTCTGTTGAAATTTGAATAAGCTGGCGTTGAAGATACTTTTGAGCAATAATACGGGCGTGAAACTCAATATTGGCAGCTGAAGCTACCCGATTGGTTAATTCAGTTATGTAAAAGGCACCACCCACCATTTCTAAATCACCACTTTTACGTAACTGATTGGTCACCGTTAAAATATCTACAGGCGAAGACTCGCTGTAGAGGTCCATAATGGCTTTAAATATTTTTTGATGGGAATCTTTATAGAAAATTTCAGGACGAAGGAATTCGATAACTGACGTTAAAGCATTCTTTTCAATCATTATCGACCCTAAAACGGCTTCTTCAAGTTCAACGGCTTGAGGCTGCAATTTACCACCTATTAATGTTTGGGGCATTTTACGAGCCGTAGTACGCCTATCGGATTTACTTCTCGAATTTCCGTTTGTTTCAAAATTATCTAAACTCATACTTAATTACACGAAGGTAGTTTTAACGGTTGTGGCGACAAATATATTTACTTATCTCCTTTCATACAGTTCAAATTTTTAAACAGCCAAATCCGTAATCTTAAATCTAATTGAAAACGAGCAATATAGAACTGTGGACTTATTAACATAAATTGTTGGTAAATGAATTAAATGTTAACAATACCGTCTCTGTTTGTCTAAAAATCAACTTTTTAGTATTTTCAAGAGCTATGTTGATAACTATTTTAATGTGGAAAACCTTTGTGTATGCATAGTATCGAGGCTAAAATTGTTTAAAATTTAAATGGCAGATATTCAGAGAATAAAATAATTGATTCGTAGTTTTGCGATTCCATGAGAAATTTTGGCATAGTTAAAAAAGAAACCAACGAGTTAATATTTGGCATTCGGGCTGTAATTGAAGCAATTACGGCAGGTAAAGAAATTGAAAGTTTATTCATACAGAAGGGCCTAGCGGGTAATCTCTATGCAGAGTTACGATTAGTCATTGCTGAATATGATGTCCCGTTCCAGTTTGTACCTATTGAAAAGCTTAATCGCTTAACCACCAAGAATCACCAGGGTGTTGTCGCATTTATTTCACCTATAAGTTACCAAAAAACAGAGCAAATCGTCCCTGAAATATATGCTCAAGGGAAAACGCCTCTCTTACTTATTCTTGATAGGGTAACGGATGTACGAAATTTTGGCGCAATTGTTCGAACAGCTGAATGTTTGGGAGTTGATGCGGTAATTGTCCCTGCACGAGGTTCGGCTCAAGTAAATCCCGATGCAATTAAAACTTCAGCAGGAGCATTATTCAGAGTGCCAATTTGCCGTGAAATGAAATTGAAAGAAACACTTGAGTTTTTAAAAGATTCAGGACTTCAATTAGTTGCTTGTACAGAAAAAACCGATAATTTATTGACAGAAGTTGACTACACGGGTCCAACGGCAATAATAATGGGTTCAGAAGAAGATGGAATATCACCTGAATATATGAAATATTGTGATGCAAGGGCTAAAATTCCAATGTTGGGAGAAATTGCTTCGCTAAATGTTTCCGTTTCAGCTGGTATAATTTTGTACGAAGCAGTCAGACAAAGAAAATAATTTTGATATATAAATGATGAATTATAAATGGTTTCAATCATCTATAATTCATCATTTAATTTAAAGGTACTTTTCTCCGTAATTTTGCTTTACGTCAGCCACTATCTGTTTTATTTCCTGTTCTTCGCTTTTTTTGCAAATCATTAGTACGTCGTCTGACTCAACTATGATATAACCGTCCAAGCCTTGTAAAATCACCAGCTTATTAGCATCAGTTCTTACAATACAGTTGGCT
Above is a window of Solitalea lacus DNA encoding:
- a CDS encoding electron transfer flavoprotein subunit beta/FixA family protein; amino-acid sequence: MKVLVCISNVPDTTTKIAFTDNNTQFNTAGVQYIINPYDEIALARAIELCEGGKGSITVINVGDSSTEPTIRKALAIGADDAIRVNAAPRDAYFVAKQIANVAKDGGYDFILTGRESIDYNGSQVAAMVGEFLSIPSISIIKKIDLNGNTATIEREIEGGKEIIEAPVPFIASCAEGVAEPKIPNMRGIMSARTKPLAVVEPVEIAKVAEVKSYSTPAPRGQVKMIDATDAEKLVEALHNEAKVI
- a CDS encoding bifunctional nuclease family protein produces the protein MKKIKLDIVGLSYSQTQSGAYALVMGEVNGRRRLPIIIGGFEAQAIAIEIEKMTPTRPLTHDLFKSFALSFGIQIQEVIIYNLVDGIFYAKLICFDGKRTLEVDARTSDAIALAVRFNCPIYTYEFILSQAGILIEGNEFVFLENVEGKEDTQSVPTSGVSSYASLSDDELKVQLKAALEEEAYEKAAKIRDELSRRKAS
- a CDS encoding tetratricopeptide repeat protein; translated protein: MQISRLEQLQRFLENEPNDSFLKYAIATEYLKLNNTDLALQYFTELVNTDENYVGTYYHLGKLYEKLLRKDDAEVTYKKGLIIARKAGNFHAASELQQALNSVLGLDYEDE
- the chrA gene encoding chromate efflux transporter; translation: MTAKQFLFLGDVIKYTLTAFGGPQAHIAIMLKEFVEKRNYLSEQELLELNALCQVLPGPASTQTITAIGYKIGGLWFAILTFLIWLLPSALMMAIAAILFVSYSSKIEIPKLLQVIEPMALGFVAYAAFIFASKVIKSKLTFTLAAVAFTCSMLLKNPFVFPFMFPVLVLFGGYITSRINTDDEERDLSEKLVINVNKNKVAYFFGILIFFALMGAIINRTSFFSLPVRLFENFYRNGIIIFGGGQVLIPYMYTEFVELKKYLTTQEFLSGYALQQIIPGPVFSFSSFLGGMAMKNSGIMGQLLGSFAAVLGINLPGLILILFIVPFWNDLKKITRVKNSMAGVNAVSVGFVIAAFFLLAKPIDINYFSVAIIVVTFTLLRFTKIPAAIIMLSGLLIGLFL
- a CDS encoding electron transfer flavoprotein subunit alpha/FixB family protein, with translation MSVLVYVENAEGKFKKSTYEVVSYAKEVANQLGTSLTALSIGDVADSVLAELGKYGAQKVLSINNQKLKSFVNQAYASIIAQAAKAEGSKVVVLAASFSGKGLAPRVAVKLEAGLVDGAVELPVLSDNKFTVKKTAFSGKAFANVELSSDVKIISLVPNSFKVVERPESAAVQAFEASTSENDYSVMIKDIVRASDKISLPDAELVVSAGRGLKGPENWGMIEELANLLGAATACSKPVSDAGWRPHSEHVGQTGIAISPNLYIAIGISGAIQHLAGVSSSKVIVVINKDPEAPFFKVADYGIVGDAFEVVPKLIEAIKKYKETA
- the rlmB gene encoding 23S rRNA (guanosine(2251)-2'-O)-methyltransferase RlmB, whose translation is MRNFGIVKKETNELIFGIRAVIEAITAGKEIESLFIQKGLAGNLYAELRLVIAEYDVPFQFVPIEKLNRLTTKNHQGVVAFISPISYQKTEQIVPEIYAQGKTPLLLILDRVTDVRNFGAIVRTAECLGVDAVIVPARGSAQVNPDAIKTSAGALFRVPICREMKLKETLEFLKDSGLQLVACTEKTDNLLTEVDYTGPTAIIMGSEEDGISPEYMKYCDARAKIPMLGEIASLNVSVSAGIILYEAVRQRK
- a CDS encoding NupC/NupG family nucleoside CNT transporter, with the protein product MGRFTGLLGVVLILGIAFLVSNNRQKINYRVVLSGFFLQFFIAVLVFRITLVRQFFEMLGKGMAKIEHFAFQGASFVYGGLAVDKGNGTIGNYTSGGFVFAFNVTATIILVCALVAVLYHFGIMQRIVSIIAKAMNYIMRVSGAEALSNVASAFVGQVEAQVMIRPYLKTMTNSELLASMSGSLACIAGGILVVYAKMGAQAGMDLAPKLITASLMAAPGALVISKIVFPETEESQTLGKVKLEVKSSYSNVIDAISHGAADGFKIAMNVIAMLIGFIAIIALLDAVLISIGHLFNPDFNLTLNYIFSKIFYPFAWAMGVPAADVDNVATLLGQKITINEFVAFLNLTNKSVPIVTEKGLMIVSIAICGFANFSSVGMQIGGIGALIPERRADLAKLGLKALLCGTLASYLSATIAGILM
- the dnaB gene encoding replicative DNA helicase, yielding MSLDNFETNGNSRSKSDRRTTARKMPQTLIGGKLQPQAVELEEAVLGSIMIEKNALTSVIEFLRPEIFYKDSHQKIFKAIMDLYSESSPVDILTVTNQLRKSGDLEMVGGAFYITELTNRVASAANIEFHARIIAQKYLQRQLIQISTETVNMAYEDTTDIFELLDKAESDLFKITEGNLRRNAENMSDLVKKAVLEIEKLKDKTDGLTGVPSGFTALDRVTSGWQRSDLVIIAARPAMGKTAFILSAVRNASVGFNFPVAVFSLEMSSVQLVNRLIAGEAEIEAEKLKKGNLAPHEWQQLHSKVGKLAEAPIYIDDTPALNVFELRAKVRRMKQQYGIEMIVIDYLQLMHGSGDAKGNREQEISGISRALKGIAKELSVPVIALSQLSRAVETRGGDKKPMLSDLRESGSIEQDADMVLFLYRPEYYGFTQDESGRSTAGVAEVIIAKHRNGSLENVPLKFVGKYIKYQDLDPDNFDFSSFDVNNLSASAGLSPSAGFDDERPQNFIIRPSKMNEFDEGGDDFAPF